CATAATTGCGAAGTGAGAAAAGTACTTTTGCCAACTCTGAATCGTTTGTCGTAATTGCTCCGCCATCGCCTAAACAACCTAAATTTTTTCCCGGATAAAAGCTGTAAGCTTGTGCTGATTGTTGATTGTTAATTATTAATTGTTGATTATTGATTGCGCCGTGAGACTGTGCACTATCTTCTACAATTATAAGATTATTATGAATTCCAATTTCGTTTATCTTTTCCATTTCAGCCAATTGTCCGTAAAGATGAACGGCTAAAATCGCTTTTGTTTTTGGTGTTATTTTCTCCTGAATCAAATCGGGATTAATAGTGTAGGTTTCTAATTTTGGCTCGACCAAAACCGGAATTAAATCTGCTTGCAAAATGGCTAAAACACTAGCAATATAGGTGTTTGCAGGAACAATAACTTCATCGCCTTTCTGGAGCTTTCCTAATTTAATATATCCTTTAAAAATCAAAACCAAGGCGTCAAAACCATTCCCTACTCCTATGCAGTATTTGGTTTGACAATATTCGGCGAAAGTCTTTTCAAATATTTCCACTTCTTTTCCTAAAATGTACCAGCCATTATCTAAAACTAATTTCAGTTTTTCCTGAAATGCAGTTTCATAAGGTTGGTTTATTTTTTTAAGATCCAGAAATAATATCATTTAATAGTAATTTTATAAAAATCCTGATTGTAAACGGTACAGCCTAATTCTTCTTTTTGTTTTAAAAGTCCCGGATGATAACCGCTTTCGTTTTCTTCATTTACGATTCCCATATCAAAAAAACGCTTGCCTTTACGTTTGTATTTATGGATTAAATTAATGAATAAAAAATCAAGTGCTCTTACTTTTTCTCCTTTTTCAGATGTTGCTCCGTATTGTGATTTGACGACGTTTTTGGTCTCAAAAATAGTGATTCCGGCGACAATCTCATCATTTTGATAAACGGAATATTGTCTGATTTTTTCCGGAAACTTGGCTTTTAACAGCGAAATTTCTTCTTTGGTGTGAACTGGCTTTGCATTGAATTTCTCTAACAATCTTGGAGCTAAAATTGATTCCCAAAATGGCTCAAAATCATTTTCTTCGACAATATCCAAATCAAGGTTTTCGATTCTTCTAAAGTGTTTTAATTTACTTTTAGAAATCTGTAATGGCAATTCGAGATTGATTGCCAAATTCATTTCTTTTCGTTCTGAAATAGCTCCTCTTTTAAATAAAAAAAAGTCTGTTTCATTATTGCCATTTGGAAAATAAAAACCTGGAATTGGTTTATAATAAAAGGTTTCAATGGCATATTCTTTTAGAAAAACTAAAACTTCATCTAAAATTGATTCTACTTTTTCGGCTTTCAATTTATTCAAAAACACTAAACCTCCATACGTAAGTCCCTGATGCGAATAAACTGAATTTTCGGATTTATTGGCCGGCAAAACTGCTTTTAGTTTTTGGTCTTCAAAAATTAAGAGTGAAAAATCTTCAAAACGATCCTGATGGTATTCCATAAAATCTCTATGAAATAAAAAAGTAGCATTTTTAGCCTGAGCGATAAACTCGTTCCAAATATTGTAATCGTTTTGATTATATTTTTTTACAATGAATTTTGTC
This genomic interval from uncultured Flavobacterium sp. contains the following:
- a CDS encoding DegT/DnrJ/EryC1/StrS family aminotransferase; the protein is MILFLDLKKINQPYETAFQEKLKLVLDNGWYILGKEVEIFEKTFAEYCQTKYCIGVGNGFDALVLIFKGYIKLGKLQKGDEVIVPANTYIASVLAILQADLIPVLVEPKLETYTINPDLIQEKITPKTKAILAVHLYGQLAEMEKINEIGIHNNLIIVEDSAQSHGAINNQQLIINNQQSAQAYSFYPGKNLGCLGDGGAITTNDSELAKVLFSLRNYGSEQKYHNEYIGVNSRLDELQAAFLNLKLPNLDDDNDKRRAVAKRYLAEIKNDKIILPTVSLRGMKQSNHVFHLFVIRTENRDALQEYLTKNNIQTVIHYPIPPHKQKAFSAETSGWNNLSFPVTEKIHNEVLSLPISPVLTNVEIDFIIKILNQY
- a CDS encoding GNAT family N-acetyltransferase; the encoded protein is MTKFIVKKYNQNDYNIWNEFIAQAKNATFLFHRDFMEYHQDRFEDFSLLIFEDQKLKAVLPANKSENSVYSHQGLTYGGLVFLNKLKAEKVESILDEVLVFLKEYAIETFYYKPIPGFYFPNGNNETDFFLFKRGAISERKEMNLAINLELPLQISKSKLKHFRRIENLDLDIVEENDFEPFWESILAPRLLEKFNAKPVHTKEEISLLKAKFPEKIRQYSVYQNDEIVAGITIFETKNVVKSQYGATSEKGEKVRALDFLFINLIHKYKRKGKRFFDMGIVNEENESGYHPGLLKQKEELGCTVYNQDFYKITIK